A portion of the Pseudomonas synxantha BG33R genome contains these proteins:
- the antA gene encoding anthranilate 1,2-dioxygenase large subunit, producing MSGARTVEQWKTFIESCLDFRPADEVFRIARDMFTEPELFDLEMELIFEKNWIYACHESELANNHDFVTMRAGRQPMIITRDGEGRLNALINACQHRGTTLTRVGKGNQSTFTCPFHAWCYKSDGRLVKVKAPGEYPEGFDKATRGLKKARIESYKGFVFISLDVNGTNSLEDFLGDAKVFFDMMVAQSATGELEVLPGKSAYTYDGNWKLQNENGLDGYHVSTVHYNYVATVQHRQQVNTENGAGASTTLDYSKLGAGDANTDDGWFAFNNGHSVLFSDMPNPSVRSGYATIMPRLVAEHGQQKAEWMMHRLRNLNIYPSLFFLDQISSQLRIIRPVAWNKTEIISQCLGVKGESDADRENRIRQFEDFFNVSGMGTPDDLVEFREAQRGFQGRLERWSDISRGSHRWETGPTPNSEAIGIQPAMTGTEFTHEGLYVNQHRNWQQFLLKGLDQQALSLREVK from the coding sequence ATGAGTGGTGCAAGAACCGTCGAGCAGTGGAAAACCTTTATCGAAAGCTGCCTGGACTTTCGCCCGGCAGATGAAGTGTTCCGCATCGCCCGCGACATGTTCACCGAACCCGAGTTGTTCGACCTGGAGATGGAACTGATCTTCGAGAAAAACTGGATCTATGCCTGTCACGAAAGCGAACTGGCCAATAACCACGACTTCGTGACGATGCGTGCCGGGCGCCAGCCGATGATCATCACCCGCGACGGCGAAGGCCGGCTCAACGCGCTGATCAATGCCTGCCAGCATCGCGGCACCACCCTCACTCGCGTGGGCAAGGGCAACCAGTCCACCTTCACCTGCCCGTTCCACGCCTGGTGCTACAAAAGCGATGGCCGGCTGGTCAAGGTCAAGGCGCCGGGGGAATACCCGGAAGGTTTCGACAAAGCCACCCGCGGCCTGAAAAAGGCGCGCATCGAAAGCTACAAAGGCTTTGTGTTTATCAGCCTTGACGTAAACGGCACCAACAGCCTGGAAGATTTCCTTGGCGACGCCAAAGTGTTCTTCGACATGATGGTCGCACAATCGGCCACGGGAGAGCTGGAAGTGCTGCCGGGCAAGTCGGCCTACACCTACGACGGCAACTGGAAGCTGCAAAACGAAAACGGGCTGGACGGTTATCACGTCAGCACCGTGCACTACAACTACGTGGCCACGGTGCAGCACCGCCAGCAGGTCAATACCGAGAACGGCGCAGGCGCGAGTACAACGCTGGACTACAGCAAGCTCGGCGCCGGCGACGCGAATACCGATGACGGCTGGTTCGCCTTCAATAACGGCCACAGTGTGTTGTTCAGCGACATGCCCAACCCCAGCGTACGTTCCGGCTACGCCACCATCATGCCGCGCCTGGTGGCCGAACATGGCCAGCAAAAGGCCGAATGGATGATGCACCGCCTGCGCAACCTGAACATCTACCCCAGCCTGTTCTTTCTCGACCAGATCAGTTCGCAGCTGCGCATCATCCGCCCAGTGGCCTGGAACAAGACCGAGATCATCAGCCAATGCCTGGGGGTCAAGGGTGAATCCGACGCGGATCGCGAAAACCGCATTCGCCAGTTCGAAGATTTCTTCAACGTCTCGGGCATGGGCACGCCGGACGACCTGGTGGAGTTTCGCGAAGCCCAGCGCGGTTTCCAGGGCCGCCTGGAACGCTGGAGCGATATATCACGGGGCAGCCACCGCTGGGAGACCGGACCCACGCCCAACAGTGAAGCCATCGGCATTCAACCGGCCATGACCGGCACTGAATTCACCCACGAAGGCTTGTACGTCAACCAGCACCGCAATTGGCAACAGTTTCTGCTCAAGGGTTTGGACCAGCAGGCCCTGAGCCTGCGGGAGGTGAAGTGA
- the antC gene encoding anthranilate 1,2-dioxygenase electron transfer component AntC: MNHKVAFSFADGKTLFFPVGANEILLDAALRNGIKIPLDCREGVCGTCQGRCESGEYTQDYVDEEALSSLDLQQRKMLSCQTRVQSDATFYFDFDSSLCNASGPVQVRGTVSDVQQVSTSTAILQVQLDQPLDFLPGQYARVAVPGTDSWRSYSFANRPGNQLQFLVRLLPDGVMSNYLRERCQAGDAMLLEAPLGAFYLRHVTRPLVLVAGGTGLSALLGMLDELAANGCSQPVHLYYGVRSAEDLCEAARIQDYARKIPGFRYTEVLSDASSEWPGKRGYLTEHFDLAELRDRSADMYVCGPPPMVESIQQWLVDQALDGVQLYYEKFTQSNI; the protein is encoded by the coding sequence ATGAATCACAAAGTGGCCTTCAGCTTTGCCGATGGCAAAACCCTGTTCTTCCCGGTGGGCGCCAATGAAATCCTGTTGGATGCAGCCCTGCGCAACGGTATCAAGATCCCGCTCGATTGCCGCGAAGGCGTGTGCGGAACCTGCCAGGGGCGTTGCGAATCCGGCGAGTACACCCAGGACTATGTCGACGAAGAAGCGCTCTCGAGCCTCGACCTGCAGCAACGCAAGATGCTCAGTTGCCAGACTCGGGTGCAGTCCGACGCCACCTTCTACTTCGACTTCGATTCAAGCCTGTGCAATGCATCCGGGCCAGTGCAGGTACGCGGTACGGTGAGCGACGTGCAGCAGGTCTCCACCAGTACGGCGATCTTGCAGGTGCAACTGGACCAGCCACTGGATTTCCTGCCCGGCCAGTACGCTCGTGTCGCGGTGCCCGGCACCGACAGTTGGCGCTCCTACTCCTTCGCCAATCGGCCGGGTAACCAACTGCAGTTCCTGGTGCGCCTGCTGCCGGATGGGGTGATGAGCAACTACCTGCGCGAACGCTGCCAGGCGGGCGACGCGATGCTGCTGGAGGCGCCATTGGGGGCGTTCTACCTCCGGCATGTCACCCGGCCGCTGGTGCTGGTGGCGGGCGGTACCGGGTTGTCGGCGTTGCTGGGTATGCTCGATGAACTGGCGGCCAACGGTTGCTCGCAACCGGTGCACCTCTACTACGGCGTGCGCAGTGCCGAGGATTTATGCGAAGCGGCGCGTATCCAGGACTACGCGAGGAAAATCCCGGGATTTCGCTACACCGAAGTACTCAGCGATGCTTCATCCGAATGGCCCGGCAAGCGCGGCTACCTCACCGAACATTTTGACCTGGCCGAATTGCGGGACAGATCGGCGGATATGTACGTGTGCGGCCCCCCTCCAATGGTCGAATCCATTCAACAATGGCTGGTGGATCAGGCACTTGATGGCGTTCAGCTGTATTACGAAAAGTTTACGCAGAGTAATATCTGA
- the antB gene encoding anthranilate 1,2-dioxygenase small subunit — MNAQLQYRVEQFFYRKSELCDAQDWDAYVQLFDPQSEFHLPQWDSEHVYTKDPKREMSLIYYANRSGLEDRVFRLRTGKAASATPMPRTLHLINNLRISEQADGTLEVRLNWHTLFYRLATSEQFYGHATYHLKPAGDSWLIMRKHALLLNDTINSVLDFYHL; from the coding sequence ATGAATGCGCAATTGCAGTACCGGGTCGAGCAGTTTTTTTACCGTAAATCCGAACTGTGCGACGCCCAGGACTGGGACGCCTACGTGCAGTTGTTCGACCCCCAGAGCGAATTCCATTTGCCGCAATGGGACTCGGAACACGTCTACACCAAAGACCCAAAACGTGAGATGTCGTTGATCTACTACGCCAACCGTTCAGGCCTGGAAGACCGCGTGTTCCGCCTGCGCACAGGCAAGGCTGCCTCGGCCACGCCAATGCCGCGCACTCTGCACCTGATCAATAACCTGCGCATTTCGGAGCAGGCTGACGGCACCTTGGAGGTGCGCTTGAACTGGCACACGTTGTTCTATCGCCTGGCCACATCCGAGCAGTTCTACGGGCATGCCACGTACCACCTGAAGCCTGCGGGCGACAGCTGGCTGATCATGCGCAAGCACGCCTTGCTGCTCAACGACACCATCAACTCGGTGCTGGATTTCTATCACCTATAG
- a CDS encoding amino acid permease, protein MADDMVNPVGLKRGLKNRHIQLIALGGAIGTGLFLGSAGVLKSAGPSMILGYAVAGFIAFLIMRQLGEMIVEEPVAGSFSHFAHKYWGGYAGFLAGWNYWVLYVLVGMAELTAVGKYIQFWWPEIPTWVSALVFFVAVNLINTLNVKFFGEAEFWFAIIKVVAIVGMIVLGCYLLFSGTGGPQASVSNLWSHGGFFPNGGMGLLMSMAFIMFSFGGLELVGITAAEASEPRKVIPKAINQVVYRILIFYVGALTVLLSLYPWDQLLQTLGASGDAYSGSPFVQIFSLIGNDTAAHILNFVVLTAALSVYNSGVYCNSRMLFGLAEQGDAPKALMKLNKQGVPLRALAISALVTMLCVVVNYVAPHSALELLFALVVASLMINWALISLTHIKFRKAMGEQGVTPSFKTFWFPFSNYLCLAFMVMIIGVMLAIPGIRESVYAMPVWVGIIYIAYRFRIRNGKVAVTQ, encoded by the coding sequence ATGGCGGATGACATGGTTAACCCGGTGGGCCTCAAGCGTGGCCTGAAGAACCGGCACATTCAGCTGATCGCCTTGGGAGGCGCGATTGGTACAGGCTTGTTCCTCGGCTCGGCCGGGGTACTCAAGTCGGCGGGGCCGTCGATGATCCTGGGCTATGCAGTGGCCGGCTTTATCGCGTTCCTGATCATGCGCCAGCTCGGCGAGATGATCGTCGAAGAGCCGGTGGCCGGCTCCTTCAGCCACTTCGCGCACAAATACTGGGGCGGCTACGCGGGTTTTCTGGCGGGTTGGAACTACTGGGTGCTCTACGTGCTGGTGGGCATGGCCGAGTTGACGGCGGTAGGCAAGTACATCCAGTTCTGGTGGCCGGAGATTCCAACCTGGGTCAGCGCGCTGGTGTTCTTTGTTGCGGTGAACCTGATCAACACCCTGAACGTGAAGTTCTTCGGTGAAGCCGAGTTCTGGTTTGCGATCATCAAGGTGGTGGCGATTGTCGGCATGATCGTGCTCGGCTGCTACCTGCTGTTCAGCGGCACTGGCGGCCCGCAAGCGTCGGTCAGCAACCTGTGGAGCCACGGCGGTTTCTTCCCCAACGGCGGCATGGGGCTGCTGATGTCCATGGCCTTCATCATGTTCTCGTTCGGCGGCCTGGAACTGGTCGGCATCACCGCCGCCGAAGCCAGCGAACCGCGCAAGGTGATCCCCAAAGCGATCAATCAGGTGGTGTACCGCATCCTGATTTTCTACGTCGGCGCGCTGACCGTGCTGTTGTCGCTGTACCCGTGGGATCAATTGCTGCAAACCCTCGGCGCGTCGGGCGATGCCTACAGCGGCAGCCCGTTTGTGCAGATCTTCTCGCTGATCGGCAACGACACCGCCGCCCACATCCTCAACTTCGTGGTGCTGACCGCGGCGTTGTCGGTGTACAACAGCGGCGTGTACTGCAACAGCCGCATGTTGTTCGGCCTGGCCGAGCAGGGTGACGCGCCCAAGGCGCTGATGAAGCTGAACAAACAAGGCGTTCCGCTGCGGGCCCTGGCGATTTCGGCGTTGGTGACGATGCTGTGCGTGGTGGTCAACTACGTCGCGCCGCACAGTGCGTTGGAGTTGCTGTTCGCGCTGGTGGTTGCTTCGTTGATGATCAACTGGGCGCTGATCAGCCTGACCCACATCAAGTTCCGCAAGGCCATGGGCGAGCAAGGCGTGACGCCGTCGTTCAAGACCTTCTGGTTCCCGTTCAGCAACTACCTGTGCCTGGCGTTCATGGTGATGATCATTGGCGTGATGCTGGCGATTCCGGGGATTCGCGAGTCGGTGTATGCGATGCCGGTGTGGGTGGGAATTATCTACATCGCCTATCGGTTTCGGATCAGAAACGGGAAAGTTGCAGTCACCCAGTAA
- a CDS encoding cupin domain-containing protein, protein MSKPITVLRDTHPLPVLDACKWEKLEGDPHTVNLNAYTSEDGSKIMGTWICTPGKWYVEYVKWEYCHFQEGYCVITPEGMAPIHLRAGDIFVVEPGMKGTWEVVETVRKYFVFA, encoded by the coding sequence ATGTCCAAGCCCATCACCGTACTGCGCGACACCCACCCACTGCCGGTCCTGGATGCCTGCAAATGGGAAAAGCTTGAAGGCGACCCGCACACCGTCAACCTCAACGCCTATACCAGCGAAGACGGCAGCAAGATCATGGGCACCTGGATCTGCACGCCGGGTAAGTGGTACGTGGAGTACGTGAAGTGGGAATACTGCCATTTCCAGGAAGGCTACTGCGTGATCACGCCTGAAGGCATGGCGCCGATCCATCTGCGCGCTGGGGATATCTTCGTGGTGGAGCCAGGCATGAAAGGTACCTGGGAAGTAGTGGAGACCGTGCGCAAGTACTTCGTTTTTGCTTGA
- a CDS encoding LysR family transcriptional regulator: MELRHLRYFQVLGETLNFTRAAERLHIAQPPLSRQIQQLEDELGVLLLERSRPLRLTEAGRFFYEHANVLLEQLGTVCDNTRRIGLGEKTWLGIGFAPSTLYGVLPELIRRLRNHEALELELGLSEMTTLQQVEALKAGRIDVGFGRIRIDDPAIVQRVLVEDRLVAVLPSGHPLLGTPATLAQLATEPFVLYPGNPRPSYADHVIALFDAHGLSLKVAQWTNELQTAIGLVGAGMGVTLVPASVQVLHRADIGYTPVVEATATSPIILSRRVNDQSPGLTHCLQLVEELI, from the coding sequence ATGGAACTGCGTCACTTGCGCTATTTCCAGGTGCTGGGCGAGACCCTCAATTTCACCCGGGCTGCCGAACGCCTGCACATCGCCCAGCCGCCCTTGAGCCGGCAAATCCAGCAGCTGGAGGATGAACTCGGGGTGCTGCTGCTGGAGCGTAGCCGACCGTTGCGCCTGACCGAAGCCGGGCGGTTTTTCTATGAACACGCCAATGTGCTGCTCGAACAGTTGGGCACGGTTTGCGACAACACGCGGCGTATCGGCCTTGGCGAGAAGACGTGGCTGGGCATCGGCTTTGCACCCTCGACCTTGTACGGCGTGCTGCCGGAACTGATTCGCAGGCTGCGCAATCACGAGGCCCTGGAGCTGGAGTTGGGCTTGTCGGAGATGACTACGCTGCAACAGGTCGAAGCGCTCAAGGCCGGGCGCATCGATGTGGGTTTCGGGCGCATTCGCATCGACGACCCGGCCATCGTCCAGCGCGTATTGGTGGAGGATCGCCTGGTGGCCGTGCTGCCCAGCGGCCACCCCTTGCTGGGTACCCCTGCCACCCTCGCCCAGTTGGCCACCGAGCCCTTTGTGCTCTACCCAGGCAACCCGCGCCCCAGTTATGCCGACCATGTGATCGCGCTGTTCGACGCCCACGGTTTGAGCCTGAAGGTGGCGCAGTGGACCAACGAGTTGCAGACCGCCATCGGCCTGGTAGGCGCCGGTATGGGTGTGACGCTGGTACCGGCGTCGGTGCAGGTGCTGCATCGGGCGGATATTGGCTATACGCCGGTGGTGGAGGCGACTGCGACCTCGCCGATCATTCTGAGCCGACGGGTGAATGACCAGTCGCCGGGGCTGACTCATTGCCTGCAACTGGTGGAGGAGTTGATCTGA
- the kynB gene encoding arylformamidase translates to MNPIKTWWDISPPLSTATPTWPGDTPFQEERVWQFGPECPVNVGRVTLSPHTGAHVDAPLHYSADGAPIGEVSLDVYMGPCRVLHCLGSGALVQPHQLQGRVDNLPERVLLRTYPQAPLTEWDSNFTAIAPQTIELLAGLGVRLIGIDTPSLDPQQSKTMDSHNAVARHGMAILEGIVLDEVPEGDYELIALPLRFAHLDASPVRAILRPLKEPTR, encoded by the coding sequence ATGAACCCAATAAAAACGTGGTGGGATATCAGCCCGCCCTTGAGCACGGCGACCCCGACCTGGCCGGGCGATACGCCGTTCCAGGAAGAGCGCGTGTGGCAGTTCGGCCCGGAGTGTCCGGTAAATGTGGGGCGCGTAACCCTGTCGCCGCACACCGGTGCCCATGTGGATGCACCGCTGCATTACAGCGCCGATGGCGCGCCGATTGGCGAGGTTTCGCTGGATGTATATATGGGGCCGTGCCGGGTATTGCATTGCCTGGGCAGCGGCGCGTTGGTGCAGCCGCATCAGTTGCAAGGGCGTGTGGATAACCTGCCGGAGCGCGTGTTGTTGCGTACTTATCCACAAGCGCCACTGACTGAATGGGATTCGAATTTCACTGCCATCGCCCCGCAAACCATTGAGCTGCTCGCCGGCCTGGGTGTGCGCCTGATCGGTATCGATACGCCGTCCCTGGACCCGCAACAATCCAAGACCATGGATTCCCACAACGCCGTGGCGCGCCATGGCATGGCGATCCTCGAAGGCATCGTGCTCGATGAAGTGCCGGAGGGCGACTATGAACTGATCGCGCTGCCGCTACGTTTTGCCCATCTCGATGCCAGCCCGGTCCGCGCCATTCTCCGCCCGCTCAAGGAGCCCACGCGATGA
- a CDS encoding AraC family transcriptional regulator codes for MSSQTRDIHIQRFDLEGARSWMSGICGPHRLATATPERLRFHHSANVFKSRATTLGVIEYGTDVTIDIEDAEHFSSYSLSLPLVGEQELSKNGERLRSNRDQGVIISPNEHQVLAISGDCRKLQVVITRAAMSESLEGLLQRPIDAPLRFESVMDAVDGAPASWWRMARYFIAELECSSELYEQAAFTRDLESSLIKGLILAQPNNYSEELREVLGVKLPHYLIRARQYIHDNAREALHLEDLEAAAGVSRFKLFDAFRKYFALSPMAYLKKHRLGAVRQEILEQGSIRTISEIALGWGFTHLGRFSAEYRKLFDESPSQTLQRKRLRIT; via the coding sequence ATGAGTAGCCAGACACGCGATATTCACATTCAACGCTTTGACCTCGAAGGCGCCCGCAGCTGGATGTCCGGTATCTGCGGGCCCCATCGCCTGGCGACGGCCACCCCCGAGCGCCTGCGGTTTCACCACAGCGCCAACGTGTTCAAGTCCCGCGCCACCACCCTGGGCGTGATTGAGTACGGCACCGACGTGACCATCGACATCGAAGACGCCGAGCATTTCAGCAGCTACAGCCTGAGCCTGCCGTTGGTGGGCGAACAGGAACTGAGCAAGAACGGTGAACGCCTCAGGTCCAACCGCGACCAGGGCGTGATCATTTCACCCAACGAGCACCAGGTGCTGGCGATTTCCGGTGACTGTCGCAAGTTGCAGGTGGTGATCACCCGTGCGGCGATGAGCGAGTCGCTGGAAGGTTTGCTGCAACGGCCCATTGATGCGCCGCTGCGCTTTGAATCGGTGATGGATGCCGTGGACGGCGCCCCGGCTTCGTGGTGGCGCATGGCGCGATACTTCATCGCCGAACTGGAATGCAGCAGCGAGTTGTACGAGCAGGCCGCATTTACCCGGGACCTGGAAAGCTCGCTGATCAAAGGGCTGATCCTGGCCCAGCCGAATAACTATTCTGAAGAATTGCGCGAGGTGTTGGGGGTAAAACTGCCGCACTACCTGATTCGTGCGCGCCAGTACATCCACGACAACGCCCGTGAAGCGCTGCACCTGGAAGACCTGGAGGCGGCGGCTGGGGTGTCGCGGTTCAAGCTGTTCGATGCGTTTCGCAAGTACTTCGCCTTGTCGCCCATGGCGTATCTGAAGAAGCATCGGTTGGGGGCGGTGCGTCAGGAGATTCTTGAACAGGGCTCGATCCGAACCATCTCTGAAATTGCGTTGGGTTGGGGGTTTACGCACTTGGGGCGGTTTTCGGCGGAGTACCGCAAGCTGTTTGATGAGTCGCCCAGCCAGACATTGCAACGCAAGCGCCTGCGCATTACTTGA
- a CDS encoding muconate cycloisomerase family protein: MPICTIESIDTLIVDLPTIRPHKLAMHTMQNQTLVIIRLRCTDGIEGIGEATTIGGLSYGNESPDSIKVNIDRHFAPLLIGQDANNINAAMLRLERSIRGNTFAKSGIESALLDALGKRLGLPVSELLGGRVRDALPVAWTLASGNTEQDISEAEKMLDLRRHRIFKLKIGAGEVSRDLAHVIAIKKALGERASVRVDVNQAWDEAVALRACKVLGDNGIDLIEQPISRNNRGGMARLNLSSPVPIMADESIECVEDAFNLAREGAASVFALKIAKNGGPRAVLRTAAIGEAAGIGLYGGTMLEGGIGTLASAHAFLTLNTLAWGTELFGPLLLTEDILAEPPVYRDFQLHVSTAPGLGLALDEERLAFFCRDKH; the protein is encoded by the coding sequence ATGCCGATTTGCACCATCGAGTCGATCGACACCCTCATCGTCGATCTCCCCACCATTCGCCCGCACAAGCTGGCGATGCACACTATGCAAAACCAGACCCTGGTGATTATCCGTCTGCGGTGCACCGACGGCATTGAAGGCATCGGCGAAGCTACCACCATCGGTGGCCTCAGCTATGGCAATGAAAGCCCCGACAGCATCAAGGTCAACATCGACCGCCATTTCGCGCCGCTGTTGATCGGCCAGGATGCGAACAATATCAACGCCGCCATGTTGCGCCTGGAGCGCAGTATTCGCGGCAACACCTTTGCCAAATCCGGCATCGAAAGCGCCTTGCTCGACGCCCTCGGCAAACGCCTGGGCCTGCCGGTCAGCGAACTGCTCGGCGGGCGCGTGCGTGACGCGTTGCCGGTGGCCTGGACCCTGGCCAGCGGCAATACCGAACAGGACATCAGCGAGGCCGAGAAAATGCTCGACCTGCGCCGTCACCGCATCTTCAAATTGAAGATCGGCGCCGGTGAAGTCAGCCGCGACCTGGCCCATGTGATCGCGATCAAAAAAGCCCTGGGCGAGCGCGCCAGTGTGCGTGTCGACGTCAACCAGGCCTGGGATGAGGCCGTGGCGCTGCGGGCGTGCAAGGTGCTCGGCGACAACGGTATCGACCTTATCGAGCAACCCATCTCACGCAACAACCGTGGCGGTATGGCCCGGCTCAACCTGTCGAGCCCGGTGCCGATCATGGCCGATGAGTCCATCGAGTGTGTCGAAGATGCGTTCAACCTGGCGCGTGAAGGCGCGGCCTCGGTGTTTGCCCTCAAGATTGCCAAGAACGGTGGGCCCCGCGCCGTGCTGCGTACGGCGGCGATCGGCGAGGCGGCAGGCATCGGCCTGTACGGCGGCACCATGCTCGAAGGTGGTATCGGCACCCTGGCGTCGGCCCATGCCTTCCTCACGCTGAACACACTGGCGTGGGGCACCGAGCTGTTCGGCCCGTTGTTGCTCACCGAAGACATCCTTGCCGAGCCACCGGTGTACCGCGATTTCCAGCTGCATGTTTCCACCGCTCCGGGCCTGGGCCTGGCGCTCGATGAAGAGCGTCTGGCGTTCTTTTGCCGTGACAAACACTAA
- the kynA gene encoding tryptophan 2,3-dioxygenase produces the protein MSQCPFSADYQPPEEWHNAELNFSESMSYGDYLDLGKVLSAQHPLSPDHNEMLFIIQHQTSELWMKLMLHELKAAREHVRLGELPPAFKMLARVSRIFDQLVHAWAVLATMTPSEYKAIRPFLGQSSGFQSFQYREIEFILGNKSPALLRPHAHRPDLLQQLQVAIATPSLYDEAVNLMVKAGLAIDPQRAERDPTAATVHDDSVEAAWREVYRDPNRYWDLYQLAEKFIDLEDSFRQWRFRHVTTVERIIGFQPGTGGTEGVGYLRKMLDTVLFPELWRVRSTL, from the coding sequence ATGAGCCAATGTCCTTTCTCAGCTGATTACCAACCGCCGGAAGAATGGCATAACGCCGAACTGAATTTTTCCGAGTCCATGAGCTATGGCGATTACCTGGACCTGGGCAAAGTCCTCAGCGCCCAGCACCCGCTTTCTCCAGACCACAACGAAATGCTCTTCATCATCCAGCACCAGACCTCGGAGCTGTGGATGAAGCTGATGCTTCACGAACTCAAGGCTGCCCGCGAACATGTGCGCCTGGGTGAGCTGCCACCAGCGTTCAAGATGCTGGCGCGGGTGTCGCGGATCTTCGATCAACTGGTGCACGCCTGGGCCGTGCTGGCGACCATGACGCCGTCGGAGTACAAGGCGATTCGCCCGTTCCTGGGGCAGTCGTCGGGGTTTCAGTCGTTCCAGTACCGCGAGATCGAATTTATCCTGGGCAACAAAAGCCCGGCGCTGCTGCGGCCCCATGCTCATCGCCCGGATTTGCTGCAGCAATTGCAGGTGGCGATTGCCACGCCGTCGCTGTATGACGAAGCGGTCAACCTGATGGTCAAGGCCGGACTGGCGATTGACCCTCAGCGCGCCGAGCGCGACCCGACGGCGGCCACAGTGCATGACGACTCCGTGGAGGCGGCGTGGCGCGAGGTGTATCGCGACCCGAATCGGTATTGGGACTTGTATCAATTGGCCGAGAAGTTTATCGACCTGGAAGATTCGTTCCGCCAATGGCGCTTCCGACATGTCACCACAGTGGAGCGCATCATCGGCTTTCAGCCGGGTACCGGCGGCACCGAAGGCGTGGGGTATTTGCGCAAGATGCTCGACACGGTGCTGTTCCCTGAACTCTGGCGAGTACGTTCCACGCTCTAA